The Curtobacterium poinsettiae DNA segment CGAGCTCGCCGCGCGTGCCCCGGCCGGTCCGGAGCTGAGCTTCGTCGCCGGCACCACCCTGGTGGCCGGCGGGTTCATCGTCGGTGCGGTGATCACGCCGGACATGACGCGCTTCAACCGGTCGGTCGGCGACGTCGTGAAGCAGACGCTGCTCGGCGTGACGCTCGGCGAGTACGTCATCGGCCTGGCCGGCGTCCTGCTCGCCCACGCCGTCGGCTCCGCGGACATCACCCGCGTGATCACCTCGAGCGTCGGCTGGGTCGGCATCCTCGTGATCCTGCTCGGCACGTTCAAGATCAACGACTGGAACATCTACAGCTCGAGCCTCGGCGTCACGAACTTCATCGACGCGGTGTTCGGCAAGCAGGTGAACCGCGGGCTCGTGACGCTCGTGATGGGCGTCGTCGGCTCGGTGCTCGCGGCGGTCGGGTTCCTCGGGGCCCTGACACCGTTCCTGTCCGTGCTCGGCGTCGTCTTCCCGCCCATCGCCGGGATCATGGTGGCCGAGTACTTCGTCGTGAAGCGCTGGCGCCGCGAGCTGAGCGACGCCGAGAACATCCCGGCGACCTCGCCCACCTGGGTGCCGGCCACCCTGGTCATCTGGGCGATCGCCTCGCTCGTCGGGTACTTCGTCGCCGTCGGCATCCCGTCGATCAACTCCGTGGTCATCGCCTTCGTGCTCTACGTCGTCGCCGGCAAGGTCGGGCTGATCCGCGGCGTCGGGGTCAGTCGGACCGAGGCCGCGCCGGCCCCGGCGTCGGCCCCAGCCACCCCTGCCGCCTGACGCAGGCTCCCCGAACGGCCGGTCGCGGCGTCGCGCACCTGATCCGCGTGACGGCGCG contains these protein-coding regions:
- a CDS encoding purine-cytosine permease family protein; protein product: MASETAVSAPRTPRSESVAVDDYSLSRVPMSARYGWFQVAVQRFGQISALSQFLLGATLGFGMSFWDAFWAITLGAVILEIVSVLVGVIGVKEGLNTSVIARWTGFGKAGSALVGLAIGLSLIGWFGIQSGVSAAGLVAILPILPAWAWSLVFGLLVTAIVLRGFHSMQWLANVTVPLFLVLVGWAVIVELSRHSIAELAARAPAGPELSFVAGTTLVAGGFIVGAVITPDMTRFNRSVGDVVKQTLLGVTLGEYVIGLAGVLLAHAVGSADITRVITSSVGWVGILVILLGTFKINDWNIYSSSLGVTNFIDAVFGKQVNRGLVTLVMGVVGSVLAAVGFLGALTPFLSVLGVVFPPIAGIMVAEYFVVKRWRRELSDAENIPATSPTWVPATLVIWAIASLVGYFVAVGIPSINSVVIAFVLYVVAGKVGLIRGVGVSRTEAAPAPASAPATPAA